A single window of Paracoccus albus DNA harbors:
- a CDS encoding sugar ABC transporter ATP-binding protein: MQLSDRPFLSVRGIRKSFGPVRVLHGVDLDLSPGTVTALLGENGAGKSTFVRILAGDHAPDDGEIAIDGEPIAIRSVGQARDAGIRLIAQEIADAPTLSVAENITLGALPTRRGFIDRGEMRRRATNALQSLGADIPLDAKASTLRLGERQIIEIARASIGASRCVIFDEPTAALSDAETQRLFDLVRRMKQNGTAILYITHRLDEVFALADRVCVLRDGRVSLDKDVGSVDQASVVTAMVGRELQSSDEDYRFDGPAKPMLEVKGLSGDGFEEVDLYVAPGEIVGLYGKIGSGVPEIAATLFGADLREGGSIRLDGKEVAFDHPAEAIAQGIGFLPSDRKGDGIFGPCRSAENLAAPSWRRLANGRFLGRESETRAFAKWHRRLRVRSSPDGSEPIVNLSGGNQQKVLLGRWLENGSRLLLLVEPTRGVDVGAREEIYQLLRELARDGHAILIASSDYEDIVHAATRAVIMVRGRMTAGLSREDISVANLTRLAGGGQHD; the protein is encoded by the coding sequence ATGCAGCTGAGTGATCGACCCTTCCTTTCGGTCCGGGGTATCCGCAAGTCCTTCGGACCGGTCAGGGTTCTGCACGGGGTTGATCTGGACCTCTCGCCCGGCACCGTGACAGCGCTTTTGGGAGAAAACGGTGCCGGAAAGTCGACCTTCGTACGGATTCTGGCAGGCGATCATGCTCCCGATGACGGCGAAATTGCCATAGATGGCGAACCCATCGCAATACGGTCGGTTGGGCAGGCTCGTGATGCCGGTATCCGGCTAATCGCACAAGAGATTGCCGATGCGCCGACGCTTAGCGTCGCTGAGAACATCACTCTGGGCGCTCTGCCAACACGTCGTGGCTTTATTGACCGTGGTGAAATGCGCCGTCGAGCGACGAACGCGCTTCAATCGCTCGGGGCCGACATTCCTCTGGATGCAAAGGCTTCAACCCTGCGGCTTGGTGAGCGTCAGATCATAGAGATCGCGCGCGCTTCGATCGGTGCTTCACGCTGCGTGATTTTTGACGAACCGACAGCCGCGCTTTCTGATGCCGAAACGCAGAGGCTTTTCGACCTGGTCCGGCGCATGAAACAGAATGGCACGGCGATCCTTTATATCACCCATCGGCTTGATGAGGTGTTCGCCCTTGCCGACCGCGTGTGTGTGTTGCGCGACGGGCGCGTATCGCTGGACAAGGATGTCGGTTCGGTCGATCAGGCATCTGTGGTGACAGCGATGGTCGGTCGCGAACTTCAGAGCTCGGACGAGGATTACCGCTTTGACGGCCCGGCCAAACCGATGCTCGAGGTCAAGGGACTTTCCGGCGACGGCTTCGAGGAAGTTGACCTGTACGTGGCGCCGGGTGAAATCGTCGGGCTGTACGGCAAGATCGGATCTGGTGTACCCGAAATCGCTGCGACGCTTTTTGGCGCGGATCTGCGCGAAGGCGGCTCTATCCGGCTTGACGGCAAGGAGGTCGCATTTGACCACCCGGCAGAAGCGATTGCCCAAGGCATCGGCTTTCTGCCCTCTGACCGAAAGGGCGACGGCATTTTCGGGCCGTGCCGCTCTGCGGAAAACCTTGCCGCGCCGAGTTGGCGCCGGTTGGCAAACGGCCGGTTTCTTGGCCGCGAATCGGAAACACGTGCCTTTGCCAAATGGCACAGGAGGCTTCGCGTCCGTTCCAGTCCGGATGGGTCAGAGCCGATTGTGAACCTTTCCGGCGGAAACCAGCAAAAGGTCTTGCTTGGCCGCTGGCTGGAAAACGGATCGCGCCTGCTTCTACTGGTCGAACCCACACGCGGCGTCGACGTCGGCGCGCGAGAGGAAATTTATCAGCTGCTGCGCGAGCTTGCGCGCGATGGCCATGCCATCCTGATCGCCAGTTCAGATTATGAGGACATCGTCCACGCTGCCACCCGCGCCGTCATCATGGTGCGCGGACGCATGACGGCAGGGCTGTCCCGCGAAGACATCTCGGTCGCCAATCTGACCCGGCTGGCCGGAGGAGGACAACATGATTGA
- a CDS encoding sugar ABC transporter substrate-binding protein — MILEWKPNGRIVGLATFATLFAGTVFAQDAPTPPDAVAEFAPIEAGMGEGLTIGFTQLALGVPFPEALQTGMEEAAATAGFELVTCDSKLNAAEALNCARQFRTQEVDGLITFQADAAAAANICAEGPQVPVIAIDIEQQPCQKAFVGAANEYAGQIVGYELGRYFQENFECEHDAWVSLESLAVGVVNDMRMDGIREGFESVCGPVNNERIIDTGAGGQADTAQRQMMDTLTALPGAERVITVGINEDVITGALAAARSQGRTENLYLGVQNFDPDNCQIWTAPNFIASAAYFPEKCALLIVPNLIKAIKGEEIAEQILVPHEVITQENMAEFYPGMSCS; from the coding sequence ATGATTCTTGAATGGAAACCGAACGGCCGGATCGTCGGCCTTGCAACCTTCGCGACACTTTTCGCGGGAACTGTGTTCGCGCAAGACGCACCAACGCCACCCGATGCCGTCGCAGAATTCGCACCAATTGAGGCGGGCATGGGCGAGGGGCTGACCATCGGCTTTACCCAGCTAGCGCTGGGTGTTCCTTTCCCGGAAGCTCTTCAGACCGGTATGGAAGAAGCCGCCGCCACTGCGGGGTTTGAACTGGTCACCTGTGATAGCAAACTGAACGCCGCCGAGGCCCTCAACTGTGCGCGCCAGTTTCGCACCCAAGAGGTCGACGGCCTGATTACCTTTCAGGCCGACGCGGCCGCGGCTGCAAATATCTGCGCCGAAGGACCGCAGGTGCCAGTGATCGCCATCGATATCGAACAGCAGCCCTGCCAGAAAGCATTTGTGGGCGCGGCAAATGAATATGCCGGACAGATCGTCGGATATGAACTCGGACGCTATTTTCAGGAAAATTTCGAGTGTGAGCATGATGCCTGGGTCTCGCTGGAATCACTGGCCGTCGGCGTCGTCAACGACATGCGCATGGATGGTATTCGCGAAGGCTTTGAGTCCGTCTGCGGTCCGGTCAATAACGAACGCATCATCGACACCGGCGCGGGCGGTCAGGCCGATACGGCGCAGCGACAGATGATGGATACTCTCACCGCTCTGCCCGGCGCAGAGCGTGTAATCACAGTCGGAATCAATGAAGACGTTATCACCGGTGCGCTTGCTGCCGCGCGCAGTCAGGGCCGGACAGAGAACCTTTATCTTGGCGTGCAGAATTTCGATCCGGATAACTGCCAGATCTGGACCGCGCCGAACTTCATCGCATCGGCAGCCTATTTTCCCGAAAAATGCGCGCTGCTGATCGTGCCGAACCTGATCAAAGCAATCAAGGGTGAAGAGATCGCCGAACAGATCCTTGTACCGCATGAGGTCATAACCCAAGAGAACATGGCCGAATTCTATCCGGGAATGTCATGCAGCTGA
- a CDS encoding ABC transporter permease, which translates to MIDQSQSGTDNQRNTSRSGLALPESAALMVFLLLEVAFFSFSSPFFLTWPNWVNIFTAMSITGILAAGGTILLIGGQFDLSVGSGMAFVALIFALAANAMGIFPAILVALATGIGIGALNGFLVTVVGVNALITTLGTLAIFRGLTLSIGGASSVRVNGFDWAIYRPLFDIPLSALLFVIVAIAVGVLLAKTVFGRTIYAIGANESAARLVGIRTKRTLFLAFIASGICMALTGLVSASQLGSTSGTTGVGLELAVVTAIILGGTSLKGGIGSMFGTILGLLIVGVLNNGMTLMNINSTWQQVAAGILLILAVSFDQLRQRFIAR; encoded by the coding sequence ATGATTGACCAGTCCCAAAGCGGCACCGACAACCAGAGAAACACATCGCGGAGTGGATTAGCACTGCCTGAATCCGCTGCACTTATGGTGTTTCTGTTGCTGGAAGTGGCCTTCTTCTCGTTCAGCTCTCCGTTCTTTCTCACATGGCCGAACTGGGTCAATATCTTCACCGCCATGTCGATCACCGGCATCCTCGCCGCGGGTGGCACTATCCTTCTGATTGGCGGACAATTCGATCTTTCGGTCGGCAGCGGCATGGCATTCGTCGCACTGATATTCGCGCTCGCTGCGAATGCGATGGGAATTTTCCCGGCAATCCTGGTAGCGTTGGCGACCGGTATAGGAATCGGTGCGCTGAACGGGTTTCTGGTCACGGTCGTCGGTGTCAATGCACTGATTACAACACTAGGTACGCTGGCCATTTTCCGTGGGCTGACACTGTCCATCGGCGGCGCGTCCAGCGTCCGTGTCAATGGTTTTGATTGGGCCATCTATCGTCCGCTTTTCGATATCCCATTGTCAGCGCTGTTATTCGTCATAGTAGCCATCGCCGTCGGCGTGCTTCTGGCAAAAACCGTCTTTGGCCGGACGATCTATGCAATTGGCGCGAATGAAAGCGCGGCCCGTCTGGTCGGAATTCGCACCAAACGTACCCTGTTTCTCGCATTCATCGCCTCGGGCATCTGTATGGCCTTGACGGGACTGGTTAGTGCATCGCAACTGGGCTCTACCTCCGGCACAACAGGTGTCGGTCTGGAGCTTGCGGTGGTCACAGCCATTATTCTCGGCGGCACCAGCCTGAAAGGCGGCATCGGGTCAATGTTCGGCACAATTCTGGGTTTGCTCATCGTCGGCGTCCTCAATAATGGCATGACGCTGATGAACATCAACTCGACCTGGCAACAGGTCGCAGCCGGCATACTACTGATCCTCGCGGTCTCTTTCGACCAGCTCCGTCAGCGCTTCATTGCGCGCTGA
- a CDS encoding CocE/NonD family hydrolase — translation MKRFTILDSVETAMRDGTILRGDVWLPDGDGPWPVLLQRTPYRRADVHGAQYISALEFQSALRRGMAVMVQDTRGRYGSDGEFDPFLHEGKDGADTIAWLLKQPFCNGQVGMFGASYVGATQVLAAAENPPGLLAISPQLTTARHGETWTYRGGAIELGFVLLWIIEALGPADLARRLPSMEAEAAERLQAFMARLLTDPDAAYGDLPDIADDLYELAPYAREWLDVDRALASSSDREHLDDLAQCRVAMLVTAGWNDLFAEGSIELFETARARYQHACDCPDRLIIGPWSHGNPKDRQGEMWHGYTASTAMLSDAQLDFFSDIFSGRMPRRPMVSWFQTGTNIWHEADDWPLPEESRLELHLDGDRLRQTKPSSPNSRSWTFDPNSPVPTTGGATFLPGLLLGRNSGPMRQSEIECREDVITFTSDPLTIPLDVIGLVAVELTVASSVKICDWTGRLCEVTPNGESFGLVDGILRSSQFFQDDLISTTQLVIKLGHIGHQFALKNRIRLQIASSNFPRFDVCAKSGTTSSARASQSYLQTVMTGRLVLPSRCAGLLKL, via the coding sequence ATGAAACGTTTTACCATTCTCGACAGTGTCGAGACCGCGATGCGCGACGGAACAATTCTGCGCGGCGACGTCTGGCTGCCTGATGGCGATGGCCCCTGGCCGGTGCTGTTGCAGCGCACACCATACCGGCGCGCGGACGTACATGGCGCGCAGTATATCTCGGCGCTGGAATTCCAGTCTGCACTCAGGCGCGGCATGGCGGTCATGGTGCAAGATACGCGCGGCCGCTATGGCTCTGATGGCGAATTCGATCCCTTCCTGCATGAGGGCAAAGACGGCGCCGACACCATCGCCTGGCTTCTGAAGCAACCATTCTGCAACGGCCAGGTCGGAATGTTCGGTGCCTCTTACGTTGGCGCCACGCAGGTCCTCGCAGCGGCCGAAAACCCGCCCGGACTCCTCGCCATCTCTCCTCAACTGACCACGGCACGGCACGGTGAGACATGGACATATCGCGGCGGCGCGATCGAACTGGGCTTTGTCCTGCTGTGGATCATCGAGGCGCTCGGTCCCGCCGATCTTGCTCGTCGCCTGCCGAGTATGGAAGCAGAGGCGGCAGAGCGATTGCAGGCCTTTATGGCACGGCTGCTGACTGACCCTGATGCCGCCTATGGCGATCTTCCTGACATCGCCGATGACCTGTATGAACTGGCCCCGTATGCGAGGGAATGGCTGGACGTTGATCGCGCCCTCGCCTCTTCCAGCGACCGAGAGCACCTTGACGATCTGGCGCAATGCCGCGTGGCGATGCTGGTCACCGCAGGCTGGAACGACCTGTTTGCAGAGGGGTCGATCGAGTTGTTCGAGACTGCCCGCGCCCGCTATCAGCACGCCTGCGACTGCCCGGATCGCCTGATCATCGGCCCTTGGTCGCATGGCAATCCCAAAGACCGGCAAGGCGAGATGTGGCACGGCTATACTGCCTCGACTGCGATGCTTTCGGATGCACAGCTCGATTTCTTCTCCGATATATTTTCGGGACGCATGCCCCGCCGTCCCATGGTGTCGTGGTTCCAGACTGGGACCAATATCTGGCACGAGGCGGATGACTGGCCGCTTCCCGAGGAATCGCGCCTGGAACTGCATCTGGACGGTGATCGGCTGCGTCAAACCAAACCGTCATCACCAAATTCGCGAAGCTGGACATTCGATCCCAACTCTCCGGTCCCGACAACTGGCGGCGCAACCTTCTTGCCAGGGCTGTTGCTGGGACGAAACTCCGGACCGATGAGGCAATCTGAAATCGAATGCCGCGAAGACGTGATAACCTTCACCAGCGATCCTTTGACGATCCCGCTAGATGTCATCGGACTGGTTGCTGTCGAACTGACCGTTGCTAGCAGCGTCAAAATCTGTGACTGGACCGGCCGGTTGTGTGAGGTCACGCCGAATGGCGAGAGCTTTGGACTTGTTGATGGCATCCTGCGCTCGAGCCAATTTTTTCAGGACGATCTCATCTCGACGACCCAGTTAGTGATAAAACTCGGACATATCGGCCACCAGTTTGCATTGAAAAACCGTATCCGGCTGCAAATTGCTTCATCCAATTTCCCACGCTTTGATGTTTGCGCGAAAAGCGGAACAACAAGCTCGGCAAGAGCGTCTCAGAGTTACCTCCAGACTGTTATGACTGGGCGCCTCGTTCTTCCAAGTCGGTGCGCCGGCCTTCTCAAACTTTGA